DNA sequence from the Plasmodium sp. gorilla clade G2 genome assembly, contig: PADLG01_00_7, whole genome shotgun sequence genome:
ATGatgattttaatatttccatATTGTCTTCTAACATATGTTGCATATCGTTTAACCATTCATTGAAAACATCATAAAATTTGTATGTCAACTGTAATTTATCTAAATTTTCcttcttatatttatcatctcCTTTTCTCAAACACATAGAGTTTTTGCGGTTACCTAGAGAACTAGGTGGGTGGTCACATTGCCAATTATTGTCAAAACCTTTATCTTCACATTTTATTGGTTTGGGGCATTTTTCAACACATTCTTCTGATTTGTTTATTGCGTCACttattttttgttgtatTTGGGAACTTGGGGTAACATTTTCATCAATTACTAACTCATCGAACATTCCGGATGTATCTAAATATAAATCCAATCCAATATCACCAAGACTAAGTCCTCCATAACTTcctatattatttctttgaaaaaattctttttgtGAATTCCattctttttgtttattatttgcccatttattataacaataaCATTGATTTCGACATTTTTCATCAGGACAATTACTTGGATCTCCACCTTTACTGTTTGTACATTTCTTTACATtttcttcaatttttttgtgttcatttaaaaattctTGTATCCATTCATTAAATAAACTGAAAAATTCTTTGTCATAatctgtattatttttttttctgcaTACTGATTTACCTTCCTTGTCGGTTTGATTACAATCCCATTCGTTCCAATTTCCATTAAATATGTCATCACATTCATGTTTTGGTTTTTGTTCTTCAAATTCTCCAACAGATATTCCTGGTATCGTACTTACAGAAATGTTTTGTGAACCTGTGGTATTTGGTGGAATAACAGTTGTTCCTGTAGGAACTCGACGAAATGGAGGTTGGCCTGGAAGACCACCTGGAAGAAATTTTACTCCTATAGCATCTTCAAGATGTTTTTGTTCATTGCATGATCTacaatatttatgttttaaatTAAACGTACTTTTTTCATCCGTAAATTTTATTTCGTCCAAATTTTTATCACAACCGCTTACCTTCAACTGTTCTTGTAAAAATTGGTTTGCCTTAGGATAATccttttccatttttttaaaaaagtcggtaatatttttactattatataacatattatgtTTCTTATTTGTTGTTGCTTTTTGGATTTCTAAGTCGTATTTTTCTCTTTGTTgttcatattcttttttcttattttctaTCCAAGAATTATATTCAATGCATGTTATTTTACATTTTGAACATGTGACATTTGATGAAGAATGACCAGACGAAGGGTAACTCTTAGAACATTCATTTCCTGTGGTTGAATCACATCCTTTACACATCGAATAAACATACTTCGATTTCAAACCTTTATTCGTATCTTCgtcatattcttttttttcctcaCAAAAATCTCTACTCCATTCGGTTAGCCAACGTAAAAATTGAGGCATATAATCGATATTGGCAGGAACAGCACCACCGCAACGATTACCATACATTCCCGCACCACAAACTAACGCtttccatatatattctCTATTAGTGTTCCACCAGGCTTCGCGCAAATAACGATAGCTTGTATCACGCGGGTTATTTttgtcatttttatatatactttgtTTCTCACTAGGTAATTTGTCATATATTCGTTGAAATATTGCTTTTAAATTTGTTTCCATCAACTTCGTATAACCATTTTCCCATATACTTGTTCCTTTTACTATATCTCCTAGATCGGCAAAACTGTATTTTAGAGCATTACAAAGATTGTGCTCACGATGCGCATCATGACGTGATGCGAAAtagttttttaaattttggCCTTCAATCTTTGCAGCGTAAACTAATTCTGTTAATAGTTTTTCGTTACTATCAATAGAATCAATTTTGTTATATGTTGTTCCATTATTATCAACATGTAAATATCCTAAACATAGTGTTTGGGTTCGTGGAGACAAACAGGCTTTATCTTTCCATTCTGTTAATATCGTCCCAACACTTCTACTTTTTCCATCACATATCCATGCTTTTCCCTCTATCGTGTTATTCTTGCAGGGatttattgtattttttctaataaatgaatcataaaaattaataccaCATATATCTTTTACATCTCCCTTCTTCGTCATTATTTTGTCACCATTACCCCCAACTGTTCCGTCCAAAGCATCGTCAGTAAGAGCACAGAAACCCAATTCGTTCAGAACAGTTTCTAATTTGGAAATATTcgcttcattattattaaatattagttcttttttcttttcatcttTAAGACATCCACaggaatatattttatgtattgaAGATGTTTCTACATTGAAAAAAGCATCAAGGTTTACATTTTCGCTTGTACCACaatcattatcattacatttaaattttttttttatctgttTTTCTTCGAATTTAAAATCAGTGAAAATAACATTATCATTTCCTCCATCCTTagattttttgtttttacagttgtttatatatgtatcgtaacatattttttgttttcttaaAAAGTCATTATATCCATTGCAATAAGATGTACAATTTAATAATGTGGTTGTACCTCCTATTGTTTTTTGATTCCTTGTATTACCATAGATACATGTTTCTCTTATTCGTGATTCGtatactttttttaaatttataaattcttCAAACCATTCTCGAAAAAAACGTGCACATTGAGCATTTTCGTAAGAACTATCAATTGTACATTGACTTCCATCAATACCTCCTTTAATATCTAATTCCTTTAAGTAATTATCTATTGGTTTTTTTAAAGTATCATTCCACCATTTTTCCACACCATTTACATTTTTCCCATTTGTATCTAAGTAAGGacgtatattatttaatttacatTGTAATGCATCAGATATATCATTTCTAAATATATCCCTtccataaaatatatctttataatcAGCAACATTtctattaattattttacacAGTAACGTaggattatatttatgtacatTATGTAAACGTGATATTTCGTTAGTTGCAAGAGTTCCTAAAGATGTTGCTATAGCACCAGATATAATTGCGGCCTTTAATTCTTGTTGAAAACCTTGCAAATGtttttctaaattattaaatgtgTCGTATACATTTTTCAAATTGATTTTTGTTCTTCGTCGAGGCACACAACCTTTAAGATCGAAATGTTTCAAATTACATGGTTCTAATTCCCTTTCTCCTCTCTTTTCTACTTTATCTACAATTTTTTGTCCTTTTTTATCGTCTTTTTCATCACAATTTggagaaatattatttttttcaaggGCCTCATCTATTAAGACTTTTGCTTTTTCTTCCCATGTATAAAATACATGATTATGATTTTCCATAACAGCATCAAATATTTCCCTTTGTATTTCTTTCCATTTACAAAATCTTTTATTAACATCTACAATAGGTTTTCCATATTTATCTTgtatatgatttttatatttatcatttctCCATGTTGTGTTCaaaatttctttttgtaAAAACTCAATATAATGTCCATGATACCATTTTCCTATATCGTTTAAATCCTTTCCGTATTTATCCTTAACATCTTCTTGACGTGCCGATAATTCGTTTCCCATtttgaaaaaacaaaaataaaattatttatgtaCATGTATATAGGTATGGTTACTTCAACGCGTAGATATATGATCcattttgtaaataaaaatataatatagattATAAAATATCCATTCCCCTATATATTACgtccaatatatatatatatatatatatatatatatatatatatatattctatctccaacatttaaaatatattagatacttgtattttttataaggtttttccattttcatgaatataaaagaaattttatataattaagtaTTTTGATCGCccgtttattatatacagtcttatatacacatataaatattttttttgttaattatttaaaatatatatatattatttagaaTTTCTGTAGTatctaatattattaataattattatgtaaaatacaaaaaaaatatatattaatattaatggtAATATCACTATACGCTTTATTCTTAgtactaatattattaagatttaattttattttattttttttatatgatattccaaaaaaaaaaaaaaaaacagaaacaaaaaaaattaaaaataatttataaatgaaaCCACTTTTAAAGGAATATctatgacaaaaaaaaaaaaaaaaaaaaaaaaaaaattataaaaaataaataattcataaATAAAACCACTTTTAAAGGAATACTTATGccacaaattaaaaaaaaaaaaaaaaaatacttatccaaaaaaaaaaaaaaaaatacttatccaaaaaaaaaaaaaaaaaaaatcatatatataaaatacatatcataggaaaattaatatataataaatatataagtatacatataatcaaaatatatatacatttatttaaaggaatatatatgaaataaaaaaaaaaaaatacgtatgatattagaatatatattacaaaaatgtAAAAGAATAACtaacattataatatatatataacctaTCTATCCaagcatatatatgtagtatatgttgtagatatattaataaaaaatatataatttttttaaatataaaacacatatataaattaatatatttatatataatcatattttattaaaataatattttcaaattatatattcataatatacaaaaatttaattatatattcatatatcaggggaaataataaaaaaaaaaatacaaattaaaaaaaaaaaaaaaaaaaaaggtactAAAAATTACAAAAGGAAACAAAATCTGTATTATAAtactaaaataaaatatcatcatcatttattttctttaattttttgtatttgatatatttcttatattgtattcattatatttattctacAACTAATATGAAATTGACTTAAATCAcaaaaaatcaaataaacaaatatatatatatatatatgtattgttATCATCCAAAAGATGTTGTCCACTTAAATAACATATTAGAACaccaaaataatataaaataacaaaaaatctTTTAgaaatatctttttattGCTTATATACCTAGTATTATGAATcataatgttttatattcaaTGAATTTTTACAATCATTTCgtattcttaatatatagTTGTATAAAACTAATTACAACGTAATCGtaacatcattattatattatgatatttcgaccatcatataaattttataaaacaaattacatataaatatgtgcggcacacatattattatatggtacaattattatgattcttatatatatatgtatatgatcatgtctatatataaatatttaatgaaattgttgttctatttttttaatgtaatgcatatatttcttatatttttgtacAATTCCTATTAGATAGAAAACATAAAGAAATATcgatctatatattttttttgttagaATAGTCTTTGtaacatttattattataattatatgatcaataatatatgaaaagacattgaaaaatatttagaaTTGATAATgtctatattttaaaataagttAAAGCGAAAAATATAGCAAATTTTATCCTTATAATAATGTGCAATGTTTAggtctttaaatatatttcattaatcgtgttagaaatatatgtaatgaacataaaaatataaactatTTAACTTAacaaaacatttatatatacatattttgttataaggttcttaatatttatttattataataaaaagtataatatacatatatatataattcatttattaatttataatacgtatagaattttattttctttattataatatatgaacattggctattaaatatatataattattctatAATATCTATACGTAAATTTAATATGTGTCAACACaattatacatttaaaaaatagaaaGATGTATtgtttattacatataatgaTACAGAACCATATTTTTAGTTATTGAATAATAtcttgtttatatttatttataatatatttgttacattacatatgtgtatgttgtggttttatttttattattttaatacgTATTAACAACAAAAGAAATAAGAAAAGCAGAAACAAAATTAAtctaagaatatatatatataaacatttatatgaaataatatatatatatatacacaccaTATATTAACTATAATTCCATTGTAGtaccaatatatatataatattccttTCATCTtgttctaatatatataattattctcattattagaaatataaatcattttataaatattaatctcatataaattaataatatatatagtttattttcttatgtaatataatatatattaatgcttcataaatttataatttaaattacaaaatattaaaaattataatatgataaaatattaaaaaataccTATATGTACGAGAACtattaatatcatataataactctaataatatatcaaaatatttataacttttatatgtacatttgaattatatacatatatatatttatatattatttatgatttacatcataaaaattataaatgcaatatgtttgtattatatataattgcaCATCTCCATACAAACTATGCTATGATATTATGTAATATCTTTAGAATATTCTATAATGTTTATTGTATTTATCTTGTTAATAatagaataatttttttatataaattatttatagttTCATGTATATTTCCTTTAAATAttctattaaatataaatatatatatatatatttatttatatatttattaaattaaataacaaaatagaTACATTAGACAGTATATTAAAACAAAGAATAAACCTTAGTAACACAAACAAAATAatctaaaaataaatattataaattatatatgaactttttttttattctagTAATTTTAGCTTAATATTactaattattttttacaagAAAACGTGTAATTAATTCCAAAAtagtaattatattaaattatattttatcatatatatttaaaaaatatattgttacttttatataacatatatggCAACACTTATTACAACTATTGTTCTACACATTTATATTGATTTTATAGTAAACAAATATTGTTCCTTATAtctgtaatattatatttgtacaAACAATATTTActtagaatatattttaaatgtaatttatcataattttatatatatattcttaatagaattattttaaaaaatatttaaaaaaaaaaaaaaaaaaaaaaaaaaaaaaaattataaaacattaaattgtgttttttatcttattatatatattttttaaaaattatttgaattttcTTATAAAACTAATTGTACttttataatgaaaagaaaattttattataacataaaaataaataaattatgttGAAGGttcttaataaaaataatgtaccaaatatattatgtaaaataacatatatcatttaatataaattagattaataatttttgaaatataaaatattatatttttcaattaaaaatgattatataccaacttaaaatgatattatttacctttttatttaacacatttttattattacaaaatgtatacaaataaatattattacgacaatatatacatatataaatcaactgtttttcttaatatattcatttcctttttttctttttaggtatattttcaaaataacCATTATAATATTAGCCACATACCATATAACACACAAAGAATAACGACCAAATCAAGAGTGTTAGCAGAAGTAGAGAGATCAAACAATCCTCATTATCATAATGACCCAGAACTCAAAGAAATAATTGACAAATTGAACGAAGAAGCAATCAAAAAATATCAACAAACTCATGATCCATATGAACAATTACAAGACGTGGTTGAAAAAAACGGAACAAAAACTATGAGTGGACATTTTGCAGAACCTATGTCAACCttagaaaaagaattattggaaatatatgaagaaatGTTTGGGGAAAAAAATCGTACTATATTAAACCCTGGTATAAACTccaatgaaaatgataaatctTGTGAATTCACAAATAAGGAAAATTCATCCACCAACTCATTTTCGTCGAAAAAACTACATGATAATTATTTGGATAATTTAAAGACTGGTTGTATTGGAGGAGCTGCTGTGTTTGGACTTTCGTCTATAATTACAGGATATTCTGGTGTTCTTGCCGGTTCGGCATCTGCTAAAACGATAATTACCGGCTATTATTCTGCAACTCTTGCTGATCAAGTGATAAAAGCTGTGGCTGGTATAAAAGTATTTTTTGAAGCTTTAATTTCAAATGCTACTATTTCTATGGGTCCCATTACAAACACTGCATTATCAGGTATTACAAGTGCTGCAGTGGTGCTTTTTTCCCTTATGGTATAGCAATTGTTGCGCTAATTGCAGTAACTATTATAGTGattcttttatatgtatggttacgcaaaagaagaaaaaattcaTGGAAACATGATTGCAAGAGACATTTATGTACGTAGTATATGTTTTGGAATATGAAGAATCTTTCTTATGAATTATacacaaattatatattatgataaggttttttttacatatgatataatattattagaataatattttcttaagaaaaaaaaaatatatttatattcattaattACATCAGAAATTAAAATTGTACaaggaaaatattttacataatataaatctatTACGTGACAGATTAAAAGAACAATTACATAAGTTTTAAGTAGATTTATTAATTactataatttataattctttttattgttttaaattttatattctaatatttattttataaaatttatgtatTAATCATATACTTAATAATTAATACTCATTTTGTTATCATAGAAatgttttttaaatatattgtattataatataactcatatataatatatggtaCTATTTTCTAAACAATAAGAtgatttttcttatttttttttttaaatattatatgataaaaaaaattccatTTTATAtcacattatttttattttactttaaacaaaaatatatacaataatttCTTAATACAATAGAAAGAAAATTCaaaaacaatattttttttaaaaatttaaagagttaatatttttcataaaaaaattaatccataaaaataaaatatatttatattctttaacttcaaatatcaaaaaaaaaaaaaaaaaatcgaaataatatatacatataaatatagatataaaaaacaacAGAAACACATATAATgctaatatatttataaaaaatatatatatatttaataaattttattaatatataataaaagataagTTTTATACAAttcaaaacatataaaaaatttttccaattaatattttatatatataataatattattaaaaataatatataattctttaaaaaaattataataattaattttcaCCCTCCGAAGCTTTCTCAATTTTTAGAAATAATTCCTTTTGATGGTCTTGATataattcttcttttaatattttaaaaaattctaAGAATGAATAAATGAATTTTCTTATATCATCAAGTGTACTTTCAtctttaattaaattaaaaaaatcattAGTATATTTTTCCTGTTCACGTTCTACAGTTCTATTAAATCTTGCAATATTTTCTTCCCATATAGAGGCATATACAAGtttctttttaatacaaGAAGTAGTATCAGAATAATCATTATCtagataattttttattgatTCCTTTAAATCTTTCTTTATATCACCCAAACCTTCTTTTGCAACACGAACTGTATGAGTCCATATATTTCCAAGATCTTTTGTTGGAGGGCATTCTTTTAATGAACTTAAAACATCTAATAATTCCTTTTCTGTTAAATTCTTTGAcaaatcattataatttatatcacTTATTgaattattactttttttttccccatTAATATTCTCATCATCATGATTAATACTATGTTTATTTTCCTCTACATTTTGTTCattacttttaatatttccattagattttgttttatttacatcttcatttttaacTTTCAAATTTCTTTTCCATTGTGAACCGTTACTTTCTTTTTCTGCCTCACCTAAATTGcgtttatacatattacaaTTTTTAACTATTTCTAAGCTTTCATTTTCTAAAAAattctatataaaaaaaaaatatatatataacatatatacatataacatatattttatagtacattaatttatgaaaaaataaataaatagttataatagtaataaaacaaatatatatatcaccaACTTacattcaaaaaaatatagtaaaatccaatcatatatatacttaagcAAAGGAATTTAAATGATTTATAACGTAATGTTCCTTTTAGATTAGCATGAGAATGATGATAAAAGGTTAAAAtactacatttttttttattcatcatatttaaaacttttttattttttttttttttgattaatatataatgaatgaaATTatgacaaataataatatttatataaattcaaaattaaaaatatttgaatttataagtaaaatataatatatatatatatattagacttatatatttttataatttattgtattatataaaataactaaaataataaaatatttaattaaaacaaaaaaatatacaattttcctttaaatatttaaacaaaatatatgtcTTTAATTCaagaatattatgaataacatattaaacaataatttaataattattatcaagtatatatattgttaagtgtgttttattttttttttttttttataaaatattctgAAAATGTATTCTGTAAATACaaaattcattatttatatatataaaatatgacaaaaatacaaaaaatatatttgcactcatattttttaatatgctttattataaatatatttatattttattattttatggtTTTGGTTTTTTAATCAAAcaaatctatatatttataaccttaagatatatatatttatacattattataaaaacaaaatattttaaatatttcttaattattttatattatgaaatattatataatatatatatcagaacacatatatattataattaaaaaatattcacaataacattattataaaataaaaggaatacaATATCTAAATGTTTTACTATTATTagtgtattatatatatttatc
Encoded proteins:
- a CDS encoding stevor PIR protein, putative, whose product is MIIYQLKMILFTFLFNTFLLLQNVYFQNNHYNISHIPYNTQRITTKSRVLAEVERSNNPHYHNDPELKEIIDKLNEEAIKKYQQTHDPYEQLQDVVEKNGTKTMSGHFAEPMSTLEKELLEIYEEMFGEKNRTILNPGINSNENDKSCEFTNKENSSTNSFSSKKLHDNYLDNLKTGCIGGAAVFGLSSIITGYSGVLAGSASAKTIITGYYSATLADQVIKAVAGIKVFFEALISNATISMGPITNTALSGITSAAVVLFSLMV